The following proteins come from a genomic window of Actinopolyspora saharensis:
- a CDS encoding 3-hydroxyacyl-CoA dehydrogenase NAD-binding domain-containing protein, whose translation MNQQRTAPNEVSRVACIGAGVIGGGWVAHFLARGYRVTAWDPAADAGARLERLVDAAWPALRELGLSDGATRDNLTVAPTLEQAVADAQFVQESAPEQLEVKRDLLARIDAATPAGVVISSSTSGYEMTDMQRDCADPSRLVVGHPFNPPYLIPLVEVVGGTSTATWATSWAAEFFESTGKSVITMDREVPGFVANRLQEALWREALHMIDNGEATVEQIDTAITEGPGLRWPLFGPCMTFHLAGGEGGMAHMLDQFGPSLKSPWTRLEAPELTEQLRDSMVRGCAEQAAGRSTTELVGDRDRAIISVLRAVGDVRRAAQ comes from the coding sequence TTGAACCAGCAACGGACAGCTCCGAACGAGGTGAGCAGGGTCGCCTGCATCGGAGCCGGAGTGATCGGCGGCGGCTGGGTCGCGCACTTCCTGGCGCGGGGGTATCGGGTCACCGCCTGGGACCCCGCGGCGGACGCCGGGGCCCGCCTCGAGCGGCTCGTCGACGCGGCGTGGCCCGCTCTGCGGGAACTCGGCCTGTCCGACGGGGCGACGCGGGACAACCTCACCGTCGCACCGACCCTCGAGCAGGCGGTCGCCGACGCGCAGTTCGTTCAGGAGAGCGCCCCGGAACAGCTGGAAGTCAAACGCGACCTGCTGGCCCGGATAGACGCAGCCACTCCAGCCGGTGTGGTGATCTCCTCCTCCACCTCCGGCTACGAGATGACCGACATGCAGCGCGACTGCGCGGATCCGAGCAGGCTCGTGGTGGGGCACCCGTTCAACCCGCCCTACCTGATTCCGCTGGTGGAGGTGGTCGGCGGCACCTCCACCGCCACCTGGGCGACCAGCTGGGCCGCGGAGTTCTTCGAGAGCACCGGCAAGTCGGTGATAACCATGGACCGCGAGGTGCCCGGGTTCGTCGCCAACAGGCTCCAGGAAGCGCTCTGGCGCGAGGCGCTGCACATGATCGACAACGGTGAGGCCACCGTGGAACAGATCGACACGGCGATCACCGAAGGTCCCGGGCTGCGCTGGCCGCTCTTCGGGCCGTGCATGACCTTCCACCTGGCGGGGGGCGAGGGCGGCATGGCGCACATGCTGGACCAGTTCGGTCCTTCCCTGAAGTCCCCGTGGACCAGGCTGGAGGCGCCCGAGCTCACCGAACAGCTCCGGGACTCGATGGTTCGGGGTTGCGCGGAGCAGGCAGCCGGGCGAAGCACCACCGAGCTGGTCGGTGACCGCGACCGCGCGATCATCTCCGTGCTCCGCGCCGTGGGCGACGTCCGGAGGGCAGCGCAATGA
- a CDS encoding thioesterase family protein — translation MSTHTQYRVRPEWIDYNGHLSEGYYVLVFGFATDAVLDEIGVDAPYRSSTGCSVYTVEAHVRYLREVGPDSTLDVTSRVVTAEGKKLRICHEMSANGGLVATEELLAVHVDGASGRATRLPEHVAREAAALVEPLPEYAGRSVG, via the coding sequence ATGAGCACGCACACCCAGTACCGGGTCCGCCCCGAGTGGATCGACTACAACGGGCACCTCAGCGAGGGCTACTACGTGCTGGTGTTCGGCTTCGCCACCGACGCGGTGCTGGACGAGATCGGGGTCGACGCGCCGTACCGGAGCTCCACGGGGTGTTCGGTCTACACCGTCGAGGCCCACGTGCGGTATCTGCGCGAGGTCGGCCCGGACAGCACGCTGGACGTCACGAGCAGAGTCGTCACGGCGGAGGGCAAGAAGCTGCGCATCTGCCACGAGATGAGCGCAAACGGCGGACTCGTCGCCACCGAGGAGCTCCTCGCCGTTCACGTGGACGGCGCCTCGGGACGGGCGACGCGACTTCCGGAGCACGTGGCACGGGAAGCCGCCGCGCTCGTCGAGCCCCTCCCCGAGTACGCCGGTCGTTCGGTCGGCTGA
- a CDS encoding enoyl-CoA hydratase-related protein gives MSDADEILAEHHDAVLLLTLNRPARLNAWTPTMRHRYCELLERADRDPSVRVVVLTGAGKGFCAGSDITELQSGEQFTEQDAQRRLASSMRLRKPVISAINGTASGAGLAAALFTDIRFTSPGASLTTAFSRAELTAEHGIAWLLPRLVGLGRAVDLLLSARKVTGMQAHALGLVDRVFSGEEVLSRSMDYARTLARECSPAAMATIKQQVYSGLEKRTEIVASEACNRMMTALRGSGRTETPRGARRRGEPDRPPLD, from the coding sequence ATGTCGGACGCCGACGAGATCCTGGCCGAGCATCACGACGCGGTACTGCTGTTGACGTTGAACCGTCCCGCGCGGCTCAACGCGTGGACGCCGACGATGCGACATCGCTACTGCGAGCTTCTCGAGAGGGCTGATCGGGACCCGTCGGTCCGGGTGGTGGTGCTGACCGGAGCCGGGAAGGGGTTCTGCGCGGGCTCGGACATCACGGAGCTGCAGTCCGGCGAACAGTTCACCGAGCAGGACGCGCAGCGCAGACTGGCTTCGAGCATGCGACTGCGCAAACCCGTGATCTCAGCGATCAACGGAACGGCTTCCGGTGCGGGGTTGGCGGCAGCACTGTTCACCGACATACGTTTCACCTCCCCCGGAGCGAGCCTGACCACGGCTTTCAGCCGGGCGGAGCTGACGGCCGAGCACGGGATAGCTTGGCTGCTGCCGAGACTGGTGGGGCTCGGCCGGGCTGTGGACCTTTTGCTGTCCGCGCGGAAGGTGACCGGGATGCAGGCCCACGCACTGGGACTGGTCGATCGGGTCTTCTCCGGGGAGGAGGTGCTGTCCCGGAGCATGGACTACGCCAGAACCCTCGCACGGGAGTGCTCGCCCGCGGCGATGGCGACGATCAAGCAACAGGTCTACAGTGGGCTGGAGAAGAGGACCGAAATCGTGGCCTCGGAGGCTTGCAACCGCATGATGACGGCGTTACGTGGAAGCGGTCGCACGGAGACCCCACGTGGCGCACGGCGCCGGGGTGAGCCGGACCGTCCTCCGCTGGACTGA
- a CDS encoding NAD-dependent epimerase/dehydratase family protein encodes MFVIGATGVIGRPLLPMLAENGHHVTALVHENEPEEVSRSVEKVVRGNLLDEERLRVLLDEARPEVVLQLASGFRGREWSLGLRRTALLRRRGTSNLVSAAAAAGVRRVVAQSSAAAYDPDTRGVLDEQAALYTRAPGHWGEAFRSVDALERELFENAELEGVALRFGALYGADTWFGPAGAVHELVRDSALPLVERGDGITSFTHVEDAAAAVLASLGDLEPAAYNVVDNEPAESAEWLPSYARMIGGPEPVSLTLEQARQQLDWGTVHQLTEQCGATNFRFREAAGWRPRWPSWREGFAELFGLWPA; translated from the coding sequence GTGTTCGTGATCGGGGCAACCGGTGTGATCGGTCGCCCGCTGTTGCCGATGCTGGCCGAGAACGGCCACCACGTCACGGCCCTCGTGCACGAGAACGAGCCCGAGGAGGTCTCCCGTTCCGTGGAGAAGGTGGTTCGCGGGAACCTGCTCGACGAGGAGCGGCTGCGTGTGCTGCTGGACGAAGCACGCCCCGAAGTGGTGCTGCAGCTGGCCTCGGGGTTCCGCGGGCGTGAGTGGTCGCTGGGACTGCGCAGGACGGCGTTGCTGCGCAGACGGGGAACGAGCAACCTGGTTTCGGCGGCCGCTGCCGCGGGGGTGCGGCGCGTGGTGGCCCAGAGCTCTGCCGCGGCCTACGACCCGGACACGCGCGGCGTCCTGGACGAGCAGGCAGCGCTGTACACTCGAGCGCCCGGTCATTGGGGAGAGGCCTTTCGGTCCGTGGACGCGTTGGAACGGGAGCTGTTCGAAAACGCCGAACTCGAAGGGGTGGCGCTGCGCTTCGGCGCGCTGTACGGCGCGGACACCTGGTTCGGCCCCGCTGGGGCCGTGCACGAACTCGTGCGGGACAGCGCCCTGCCGCTCGTGGAGCGGGGGGACGGCATCACTTCGTTCACCCACGTGGAGGATGCCGCGGCAGCCGTGCTCGCCTCCCTGGGAGATCTGGAGCCCGCCGCCTACAACGTCGTGGACAACGAACCGGCGGAAAGCGCGGAGTGGCTGCCCAGCTATGCCAGGATGATCGGGGGACCGGAACCGGTTTCGCTCACTCTCGAGCAGGCGAGGCAACAGCTGGACTGGGGGACGGTCCACCAGCTGACGGAGCAGTGCGGGGCCACGAACTTCCGCTTCCGGGAAGCAGCTGGGTGGCGTCCCAGGTGGCCGAGTTGGCGTGAGGGATTCGCCGAGTTGTTCGGGTTGTGGCCTGCTTAG
- a CDS encoding amidohydrolase — protein MHHAETVFLGGPVATMDPVGSFTDAVAVREGRIVATGRAEVTELVSGGTEVVDLRGRLLLPGLQDAHVHPLYGGLQRIRCDLTDSESEAECLRRVADYVAANPGSGWILGGGWEMGLFSGGCPSRSLLDEVTGDRPALLINEDQHGAWVNSTALRLSGVDRDTPEPPGGRIERDERGRPAGTLHENAVDLVGRHVPPIPAAEYVQALLEGQRHLHEQGVTAWHDAILGAYLGYPDPLGYYRELDDAELLTGRVTGSLWWDRTRGTEQIPELIDRRALAAGRRLGAHSVKIMLDGVCENFTAAMLRPYLHGHGSGISYMAPDELAEAVRALDAVGFSVHFHAVGDLAVRQALDAVQAARRANGTTGNRHQIAHLQVVHPADVTRFAELGIVANLQAEWAHNDTAMTELTAPYLGEQRYRRQYPFRSLRDSGALLAAGSDWPVSEAAPMRAVHVAVNRSEPGDEAPPLLPEQAVDLSDALAATTIGSARAHLLDGHTGSITPGKCADLTVLDTNPFELPRSEIGYTGVELTMIGGRVVHSADG, from the coding sequence ATGCACCACGCCGAGACGGTATTCCTCGGAGGGCCGGTCGCGACGATGGATCCGGTGGGGTCGTTCACCGACGCCGTGGCCGTGCGCGAAGGCCGGATCGTCGCCACCGGCCGGGCCGAGGTCACCGAGCTCGTCTCCGGGGGGACGGAGGTCGTCGACCTGCGGGGGCGGCTGCTGCTGCCCGGTCTGCAGGACGCGCACGTGCACCCGCTCTACGGTGGGCTGCAACGGATCAGGTGCGATCTGACCGACAGCGAGAGCGAGGCCGAGTGCCTCCGTCGGGTGGCCGACTACGTGGCCGCGAACCCCGGATCGGGTTGGATCCTCGGCGGTGGCTGGGAGATGGGGCTGTTCAGCGGGGGCTGCCCGAGCCGTTCGTTGCTGGACGAGGTGACTGGGGACCGTCCAGCCCTGCTGATCAACGAGGACCAGCACGGGGCCTGGGTCAACTCGACGGCGCTGCGGCTGTCCGGTGTGGACCGGGACACTCCCGAGCCCCCGGGAGGGCGCATAGAGCGCGACGAGCGCGGCAGGCCCGCGGGAACGCTGCACGAGAACGCCGTCGACCTGGTCGGTCGACACGTTCCCCCCATTCCGGCCGCGGAGTACGTGCAAGCCCTGCTGGAAGGACAGCGTCACCTGCACGAGCAAGGGGTCACCGCCTGGCACGACGCCATCCTCGGGGCCTACCTGGGCTATCCCGATCCGCTCGGCTACTACCGCGAACTCGACGACGCGGAGCTGCTCACCGGCCGAGTGACCGGTTCGTTGTGGTGGGACCGAACGCGCGGGACCGAGCAGATCCCCGAACTGATCGACCGCCGCGCCCTCGCCGCGGGCAGGCGACTGGGGGCGCACTCGGTCAAGATCATGCTCGACGGCGTCTGCGAGAACTTCACCGCGGCGATGTTGCGTCCCTACCTGCACGGGCACGGCAGCGGTATCTCCTACATGGCCCCGGACGAGCTCGCCGAGGCCGTGCGCGCGCTGGACGCGGTGGGCTTCTCGGTGCACTTCCACGCGGTCGGCGACCTCGCCGTGCGGCAGGCACTGGACGCGGTCCAGGCCGCACGACGGGCCAACGGCACCACCGGCAACCGGCACCAGATAGCTCACCTGCAGGTGGTGCACCCCGCGGACGTCACGCGCTTCGCCGAGCTCGGGATCGTGGCCAACCTTCAGGCGGAGTGGGCGCACAACGACACGGCGATGACCGAGTTGACCGCCCCTTACCTCGGCGAACAGCGCTACAGGCGCCAGTATCCGTTCAGGTCGCTGCGCGACTCGGGGGCGCTCCTCGCCGCCGGCAGCGACTGGCCGGTCTCGGAAGCGGCCCCCATGCGCGCCGTGCACGTCGCCGTCAACCGCAGCGAGCCCGGCGACGAGGCCCCACCGCTGCTGCCGGAGCAGGCCGTCGACCTCTCGGACGCGTTGGCAGCGACCACGATCGGCAGCGCACGAGCACACCTGCTGGACGGGCACACGGGGTCGATAACGCCGGGCAAGTGCGCCGACCTGACCGTGCTGGACACCAACCCGTTCGAGCTGCCGCGCTCGGAGATCGGCTACACCGGGGTGGAGCTGACCATGATCGGCGGTCGGGTGGTCCACAGCGCGGACGGTTGA
- a CDS encoding aldehyde dehydrogenase family protein, which yields MIGSTDRATDSAPDRSDHGQYLSRNPAELDDVVARVRLEGPDALLTAARSARRAQRDWARVPAPVRGRVVAGFGRLVESNKEALASLVTREIGKPYTEALGEVQEIIDTCDYFVGEGRRLYGQTVPSEMPDKELFTFRSPVGVATVITAGNFPVAVPSWYLAPALVCGNAVVWKPAEYAAATARALAELAWKAGVPEGVLNLVYAEGESTFEGLRAALEEGVVDKVGFTGSSRVGRDIGELCGRYLQTPCLELGGKNPMVVAPDADLELAVEGALFSGWGTGGQRCTSLGNIIVHRDVHDEFVRRLDTALKEAVIGNPTQDVLYGPMLDRKFADNFDDVLGEIAPHHRVLGSESTGRITDANPRKGFRGDHSTGLYYHPVLVDGLRSDDHLFQQETFGPIVGVTTFETLDEAIELGNLPGYGLSAAVYTTDPATAFRFREGIGAGMVSANNSTSGAEAHLPFGGNGRSGNGSRLSGMWVIDQFTRWQSLNWDFSGKLQKAQMDVGAVEPELDYRLPADLRGHR from the coding sequence GTGATCGGTTCGACGGACAGGGCCACCGACTCCGCGCCGGACCGGAGTGATCACGGCCAGTATCTCTCGCGGAATCCGGCCGAGCTGGACGACGTGGTGGCACGGGTGCGGTTGGAAGGCCCGGACGCGCTGCTCACCGCGGCACGCAGCGCGCGCCGGGCGCAGCGGGACTGGGCCCGCGTACCCGCTCCGGTGCGCGGCCGGGTCGTGGCCGGGTTCGGCAGGCTCGTGGAGTCCAACAAGGAAGCGCTGGCGAGCCTGGTGACCCGTGAGATCGGCAAGCCCTACACCGAAGCCCTCGGCGAGGTGCAGGAGATCATCGACACCTGCGACTACTTCGTCGGCGAGGGCCGCAGGCTGTACGGCCAGACCGTTCCCTCCGAGATGCCGGACAAGGAACTGTTCACCTTCCGCTCCCCGGTCGGGGTGGCCACCGTCATCACGGCGGGGAACTTCCCCGTGGCGGTCCCCTCCTGGTACCTGGCCCCCGCCCTCGTCTGTGGCAACGCCGTGGTCTGGAAACCGGCCGAGTACGCCGCGGCCACCGCACGGGCGCTGGCCGAGCTCGCCTGGAAGGCCGGCGTTCCGGAGGGAGTGCTCAACCTCGTCTACGCGGAGGGCGAGTCCACTTTCGAGGGACTGCGGGCCGCACTGGAGGAAGGTGTCGTCGACAAGGTCGGTTTCACCGGATCCAGCCGGGTCGGGCGCGACATCGGCGAGCTCTGCGGAAGGTATCTGCAGACTCCCTGCCTGGAACTCGGCGGGAAGAACCCCATGGTCGTGGCGCCCGACGCCGATCTGGAGCTCGCCGTCGAGGGAGCCCTGTTCTCCGGGTGGGGAACGGGCGGGCAGCGCTGCACCTCACTCGGCAACATCATCGTGCACCGGGACGTGCACGACGAGTTCGTGCGGCGACTGGACACCGCGCTCAAGGAAGCCGTGATCGGCAATCCGACGCAGGACGTGCTCTACGGTCCGATGCTGGACCGCAAGTTCGCGGACAACTTCGACGACGTCCTCGGTGAGATAGCACCGCACCACCGGGTGCTCGGTTCGGAGTCCACGGGGCGGATCACCGACGCCAACCCGCGCAAGGGATTCCGCGGCGACCACTCCACCGGGCTCTACTACCACCCCGTGCTGGTGGACGGGCTGCGCAGCGACGATCACCTCTTCCAGCAGGAAACGTTCGGCCCGATCGTCGGCGTCACCACCTTCGAAACCCTCGACGAGGCCATCGAGCTGGGCAACCTCCCCGGCTACGGGCTCTCCGCCGCCGTGTACACCACCGATCCGGCGACGGCCTTCCGCTTCCGCGAAGGGATCGGGGCCGGGATGGTCAGCGCCAACAACTCCACCTCGGGAGCCGAGGCCCACCTCCCGTTCGGCGGCAACGGCAGATCGGGGAACGGAAGCAGGCTCTCCGGCATGTGGGTGATCGACCAGTTCACCCGGTGGCAGTCGCTGAACTGGGACTTCTCCGGAAAGCTGCAAAAGGCCCAGATGGATGTCGGCGCCGTGGAACCCGAGTTGGACTACCGCCTGCCCGCCGATCTCCGCGGACACCGCTGA
- a CDS encoding LysR family transcriptional regulator, whose amino-acid sequence MLNPIHLRTLRECVRTGSFAEAGRILGYTASAVSQQMVLLERTLGASLFERTARSIHLTPLAERLADRGGEVLGELDALEREIRAMAVGDEGGLRLAGFATANSRILPGVLAAVVSERPNARLQLDEGEPDEVIDDVREGVTDAAVVFEYDLDPRCWPAELRTEELIAEPLWLALPERHRLADGDSVELGELAEESWICTRDDTAGGRVLVRMAAAAGFVPNIVFRSNDYGVIRDLVARGLGPALLPALAVNGAGIRTAPIAGQRPWRRVKAIYRPNNTNPLLPFALDRLAKSCAALSADWPQPHDERSADRPRDSARN is encoded by the coding sequence GTGCTCAACCCGATACATCTGCGCACCCTGCGGGAGTGCGTGCGTACCGGTTCCTTCGCCGAGGCGGGGCGGATACTCGGATACACGGCCTCGGCCGTGTCCCAGCAGATGGTGCTGCTGGAGCGCACGCTCGGAGCGAGCCTGTTCGAACGCACGGCGCGCAGCATCCACCTCACCCCGCTGGCCGAGCGACTGGCCGACCGGGGTGGGGAGGTGCTCGGCGAGCTGGACGCGCTCGAACGCGAGATCAGAGCCATGGCCGTCGGTGACGAGGGCGGCCTCCGGCTGGCCGGTTTCGCCACGGCCAACTCCCGGATACTGCCCGGCGTGCTGGCCGCGGTGGTCTCCGAGCGCCCGAACGCGCGGCTGCAGCTCGACGAGGGCGAGCCGGACGAGGTCATCGACGACGTGCGCGAAGGAGTCACCGACGCCGCCGTGGTCTTCGAGTACGACCTGGACCCGCGTTGCTGGCCCGCGGAGCTGCGCACCGAGGAGCTGATCGCCGAACCGCTCTGGCTGGCCCTGCCGGAACGGCACCGGCTGGCCGACGGCGACTCGGTCGAACTGGGCGAGCTCGCCGAGGAGTCGTGGATATGCACCAGGGACGACACGGCGGGAGGACGAGTACTGGTGCGCATGGCCGCGGCCGCCGGGTTCGTTCCGAACATCGTGTTCCGCAGCAACGACTACGGGGTGATCCGCGACCTGGTGGCGCGTGGACTCGGCCCTGCCCTGCTGCCCGCCCTGGCGGTGAACGGCGCGGGGATCAGGACCGCACCGATAGCCGGACAGCGCCCCTGGCGCAGGGTCAAGGCGATCTACCGGCCGAACAACACCAATCCGTTGCTCCCGTTCGCGCTGGACCGCCTCGCCAAGTCCTGCGCCGCCCTGTCCGCGGACTGGCCGCAGCCGCACGACGAACGGAGCGCGGACCGCCCGCGGGACTCGGCGCGGAACTGA
- a CDS encoding thiamine pyrophosphate-dependent enzyme — MEQQRSEPVDENFLSEVSGMRQCGPPAAPRPGPADASGLLELFDSQIGSRHLDLAARELGRRGSGYYSIGSAGHESNAAVAAALRHTDPALLHYRSGGFYLRRAAQRAGTTPLRDVLLGVVAAAEEPMAGGRHKVFGNAELSVLPQTSTIASHLPRAVGLAFALERSRKLGVEGEWPRDSMVVCSFGDASANHSTATGAINTALHCAYRMIPLPLLLVCEDNGIGISVPTPEGWIQRTFGSRAGLPYFAVEGDEPAECLSTAERAADWVRRHRRPAFLHLRTVRLMGHAGSDVETGYRSRAEIAAEQRRDPLLATGAALVRNGVLSPAEVVDRYEAKRAEVAETAEWALGRRKLTSSAEISAPIARETPEEIATRACSPGASTAERSASADRGGTAEPAEKEALTLAQSINRALAEELERDGRVLVFGQDVARKGGVYGVTRGLWKRFGAGRVFDTLLDEQSILGTALGAGLAGLLPVPEIQYLAYLHNAADQLRGEASTTGFFSNGRYRNPMVVRIPGYAYQRGFGGHFHNDNSVAALLDVPGLVVASPAKPDDAAAMLRTCVAAAAVDGRVCVFLEPIALYHTRDLHEHDDEGWTARYPAVGTGHVPLGTARQYFAGSDLTLVTTGNGLAMSLRAARRLAQRGVGVRVLDLRWLAPLPREQLFTAAEATGRVLIADETRTSGGISERVVTALVDSGFTGKIRRVTSADSFIPLGEAAYRVLLDETGIEKAALEML, encoded by the coding sequence ATGGAACAGCAGCGCAGCGAACCGGTCGATGAGAACTTCCTCAGCGAGGTGTCCGGGATGCGGCAGTGCGGTCCCCCCGCCGCACCACGACCTGGACCCGCGGACGCCAGCGGGCTCCTCGAGCTCTTCGACAGCCAGATCGGGAGCAGGCACCTGGACCTGGCCGCACGCGAGCTGGGCAGGCGGGGATCCGGCTACTACAGCATCGGCTCCGCGGGGCACGAGTCGAACGCCGCTGTGGCCGCTGCGCTGCGCCACACCGATCCGGCGCTGCTGCACTACCGCTCCGGTGGGTTCTACCTGCGTCGAGCCGCGCAGCGAGCGGGAACGACTCCGCTGCGCGACGTCTTGCTCGGAGTGGTCGCGGCGGCCGAGGAGCCGATGGCCGGCGGCAGGCACAAGGTCTTCGGCAACGCCGAGCTGAGCGTGCTGCCCCAGACCTCCACCATCGCCTCCCACCTGCCCCGTGCGGTGGGGCTGGCCTTCGCCCTCGAGCGCTCCCGCAAGCTGGGGGTCGAGGGCGAGTGGCCGCGGGACTCGATGGTGGTGTGCAGCTTCGGCGACGCCTCGGCCAACCACTCCACCGCCACCGGCGCGATCAACACGGCACTGCACTGCGCCTATCGGATGATTCCCCTGCCGCTGCTGCTCGTGTGCGAGGACAACGGGATCGGGATCAGCGTGCCCACCCCGGAGGGGTGGATACAGCGGACCTTCGGCTCGCGCGCGGGCCTGCCCTACTTCGCCGTCGAGGGCGACGAACCCGCGGAGTGCCTGTCCACGGCCGAACGCGCCGCGGACTGGGTGCGGCGACACCGCAGACCGGCTTTTCTGCACCTGCGCACCGTCCGCCTGATGGGACACGCCGGTTCGGACGTGGAAACCGGGTACCGCAGCAGGGCCGAGATCGCCGCCGAGCAACGCAGGGACCCGTTGCTGGCCACGGGCGCGGCACTGGTGCGCAACGGCGTGCTGTCCCCCGCAGAGGTGGTCGACCGCTACGAGGCCAAACGCGCGGAGGTCGCCGAAACCGCCGAGTGGGCGCTCGGCAGGCGCAAGCTGACCAGCAGCGCGGAGATCAGCGCGCCGATCGCCCGGGAAACCCCGGAGGAGATCGCCACCAGGGCCTGCTCCCCCGGGGCATCGACGGCCGAGCGGTCCGCCTCCGCGGATCGGGGTGGTACCGCCGAGCCCGCCGAGAAGGAGGCCCTGACACTGGCGCAGAGCATCAACCGCGCCCTGGCGGAGGAGCTCGAACGGGACGGGCGCGTGCTGGTGTTCGGGCAGGACGTCGCCCGCAAGGGCGGCGTGTACGGGGTCACCCGGGGGTTGTGGAAGCGGTTCGGCGCGGGACGGGTCTTCGACACGCTGCTGGACGAGCAGAGCATCCTCGGCACGGCGCTGGGGGCCGGTCTGGCCGGCCTGCTGCCCGTGCCCGAGATCCAGTACCTGGCTTACCTGCACAACGCCGCCGATCAGCTTCGCGGGGAGGCCAGCACCACGGGGTTCTTCTCCAACGGGCGCTACCGCAACCCGATGGTGGTGCGGATTCCCGGTTACGCCTATCAACGAGGTTTCGGCGGCCACTTCCACAACGACAACAGCGTGGCGGCCCTGCTGGACGTCCCGGGGCTGGTGGTGGCCTCACCGGCCAAGCCGGACGACGCGGCCGCCATGCTGCGCACCTGCGTGGCCGCGGCCGCCGTCGACGGCAGGGTCTGCGTCTTCCTCGAGCCCATAGCGCTGTACCACACCCGCGATCTGCACGAGCACGACGACGAGGGCTGGACCGCGCGGTACCCCGCCGTCGGGACGGGACACGTACCGCTCGGTACCGCTCGGCAGTACTTCGCGGGGTCAGATCTGACCCTGGTCACCACGGGCAACGGGCTGGCCATGAGCCTCCGCGCCGCGCGGCGGCTGGCACAGCGCGGTGTGGGGGTGCGCGTGCTGGACCTGCGCTGGCTGGCGCCACTGCCCCGCGAGCAGCTGTTCACCGCCGCCGAGGCCACGGGGAGAGTGTTGATCGCCGACGAGACGCGCACCTCGGGCGGAATCTCGGAGCGCGTGGTCACCGCGCTGGTCGACTCCGGTTTCACCGGAAAGATCCGCCGCGTGACCAGCGCGGACTCCTTCATCCCCCTCGGCGAGGCCGCCTACCGGGTGCTGCTCGACGAGACCGGGATCGAGAAGGCGGCCCTGGAGATGCTCTGA
- a CDS encoding alkaline phosphatase PhoX: MSNEPSPHHLDRRGFLAATGLVGATGALQALMTNTAAAAGPGRGNNRGVRAADNGGYGPLEPASPNGELLLPAGFSYVAFGETGSIMRDGTPTPSRHDGMAAFAADDDGIRLVRNHEQTEGSAFAQPSYDPAGAGGTTTLVFDPDRMRLVESFPTLAGTVRNCAGGRTPSGSWLSCEETFTGLGVQHPHGYVFEVPVDSEGPVEPTPIPAMGRFTHEAVAVDPETGIVYETEDRGSAGFYRFVPNDPADLSAGGSLQMLAIVDQPRYDTRNGQRPGQPLPVEWVDISDPDPDSDDSLAVFYQGRERGGAVFARLEGAWFGEGSVFINSTSGGDAGLGQVWQYRPTGSSGGQLILVYESTDPELLESPDNICVSPNSGGLVLCEDGGGSDMLRGVTTDGEIFDFAALNSSNTSELAGATFSPDGRVLFFNVQTPGVTYAITGPWHNGAL, from the coding sequence TTGAGCAACGAGCCCAGTCCCCACCACCTCGACCGCCGCGGCTTCCTCGCCGCCACCGGCCTGGTCGGTGCCACCGGAGCACTGCAGGCGCTGATGACCAACACCGCCGCGGCCGCAGGGCCCGGTCGTGGCAACAACCGCGGTGTCCGCGCCGCGGACAACGGCGGGTACGGACCGCTGGAACCGGCCTCCCCGAACGGTGAGCTCCTGCTGCCCGCGGGGTTCTCCTACGTCGCGTTCGGCGAGACCGGCAGCATCATGCGGGACGGAACCCCGACCCCCTCCCGGCACGACGGGATGGCCGCCTTCGCCGCGGACGACGACGGGATCCGGCTGGTCCGCAACCACGAGCAGACCGAGGGATCCGCGTTCGCGCAACCGAGCTACGACCCCGCCGGCGCGGGCGGGACGACCACCCTGGTGTTCGACCCGGACCGCATGCGTCTGGTCGAGTCGTTCCCGACGCTGGCGGGCACGGTGCGCAACTGCGCCGGTGGTCGCACTCCGAGCGGGTCCTGGCTGTCCTGCGAGGAGACCTTCACGGGGCTGGGAGTGCAGCACCCGCACGGTTACGTGTTCGAGGTTCCCGTCGACTCCGAGGGGCCCGTCGAGCCCACCCCGATTCCGGCGATGGGACGTTTCACCCACGAGGCCGTGGCAGTGGACCCGGAGACCGGTATCGTCTACGAGACCGAGGACCGGGGCAGCGCGGGCTTCTACCGGTTCGTCCCGAACGATCCGGCCGACCTGTCCGCGGGCGGCAGCCTGCAGATGCTCGCGATCGTCGACCAACCCCGCTACGACACGCGCAACGGTCAGCGTCCCGGACAGCCGCTGCCGGTCGAGTGGGTCGACATCTCCGATCCCGACCCGGACAGCGACGATTCGCTCGCGGTCTTCTACCAGGGCAGGGAAAGGGGCGGTGCGGTCTTCGCCCGGCTGGAAGGCGCCTGGTTCGGCGAGGGCTCGGTGTTCATCAACTCCACCAGCGGAGGCGATGCCGGCCTCGGCCAGGTGTGGCAGTACCGGCCGACCGGGTCCTCCGGAGGCCAGCTGATCCTGGTCTACGAGTCCACCGACCCCGAGCTGCTGGAAAGCCCGGACAACATCTGCGTGTCCCCGAACAGCGGTGGGCTGGTGCTCTGCGAGGACGGTGGCGGTTCCGACATGTTGCGAGGCGTGACCACCGACGGCGAGATCTTCGACTTCGCCGCGCTGAACAGTTCCAACACCAGTGAGCTCGCCGGAGCGACCTTCAGCCCGGACGGCAGGGTGCTCTTCTTCAACGTGCAGACGCCGGGGGTGACCTACGCGATCACCGGTCCCTGGCACAACGGCGCCCTCTGA